A single Aspergillus chevalieri M1 DNA, chromosome 3, nearly complete sequence DNA region contains:
- a CDS encoding uncharacterized protein (COG:S;~EggNog:ENOG410PHI7;~InterPro:IPR032710) — protein sequence MSLKDVYQRFLGDHRQSTSSLAADASLIYIPTTTKVEGRDAVLNHLTKQQNIVKKKAQDILGVIEGSDSLCLDVETTLEFDAGGGAYLPQLDDNFLTDRVATFPTIHIVRFNNQNQIQSVRIHWEQASLLKQVEVIGSRSRSWPIREAKDQTRLIKSAIAAIPADVGSAPPPSNNEENPRPVTPGKRRIKDPYAAESLTDLLSPGKDDRTEPVRPPRSAASAKPPPRDYSELFVSQGDDEPDATPSKPTRGPIAPKAGAGKHYHGNRIFGDEDAETHPQIAYKANPKRFDHFEIGGDNSDREVHENLPSRPKSRHEPQWEHNDSFVPEKPRRGLRGQEVSHLPWDDFTPQPTPPPRPHVAHPRRDAETHFELKDPEEQPKSGRIISSFQNKGLHLYRDPVFDSPSPQKENQAPNPSNPSNRKNDFESHWHMTDSPQGNEYTDENHKPVGQNRTQSAKMMESSWDRYEQSPQRPSVAAPRNGVRNAYQRSWDFGDE from the exons ATGTCTCTCAAGGACGTTTACCAGAGGTTTCTGGGAGACCATCGCCAGTCCACTTCGTCGTTGGCTGCCGACGCCTCGTTGATTTATATCCCCACGACCACCAAAGTCGAAGGCCGAGACGCTGTGCTCAACCACCTCACCAAGCAGCAGAACATCGTCAAGAAGAAAGCGCAGGACATCCTAGGTGTCATCGAAGGCTCTGACTCCCTGTGTCTGGATGTCGAGACGACGTTGGAGTTTGATGCTGGCGGCGGGGCCTATCTCCCTCAACTCGACGATAATTTCCTGACCGACCGCGTCGCGACGTTCCCCACG ATCCATATTGTCCGCTTCAACAACCAGAATCAGATTCAGAGTGTTCGCATTCACTGGGAACAGGCGTCGCTGCTGAAGCAGGTCGAGGTTATCGGCTCTCGGAGCCGCAGTTGGCCCATTCGCGAGGCGAAGGATCAGACTCGTTTGATTAAATCCGCGATCGCAGCGATACCTGCAGATGTCGGATCTGCGCCACCGCCGTCGAACAACGAGGAGAACCCGAGGCCAGTCACCCCGGGCAAGAGACGCATCAAAGACCCCTACGCGGCCGAATCCCTGACCGACCTTCTATCCCCCGGCAAAGATGACCGCACCGAGCCTGTTCGTCCCCCGCGCTCCGCTGCGTCTGCGAAGCCCCCGCCGCGTGACTACAGTGAGCTCTTTGTGAGCCAAGGCGATGACGAGCCTGATGCCACCCCCTCCAAGCCAACCAGAGGACCTATCGCCCCAAAGGCAGGCGCAGGAAAGCACTACCACGGCAATCGCATCTTTGGCGACGAGGACGCGGAAACACACCCCCAGATCGCATACAAAGCCAACCCGAAACGCTTCGACCACTTCGAAATCGGAGGCGACAACAGTGACCGCGAAGTCCACGAGAACCTCCCCAGCCGGCCCAAGTCACGCCACGAACCCCAATGGGAACACAACGACTCCTTCGTCCCCGAGAAACCCCGCCGTGGCCTGCGCGGCCAGGAAGTCAGCCACCTCCCCTGGGACGACTTCACACCTCAACCCACCCCACCCCCAAGACCGCACGTTGCCCACCCCCGCCGCGACGCAGAGACCCATTTCGAACTGAAAGACCCCGAAGAACAACCCAAGAGTGGCCGCATCATCAGCTCCTTCCAGAACAAGGGCCTGCACCTCTACCGCGACCCGGTCTTCGACTCCCCATCCCCACAGAAGGAGAACCAAGCGCCCAACCCTTCGAACCCTAGCAACCGCAAAAACGACTTCGAGAGCCACTGGCACATGACCGATTCTCCACAGGGCAACGAATACACCGACGAGAACCACAAGCCTGTTGGCCAGAACCGTACGCAGTCTGCTAAGATGATGGAGTCTTCGTGGGATCGATATGAGCAGTCGCCGCAGAGACCTAGCGTTGCTGCTCCACGAAATGGTGTCCGGAATGCGTACCAGAGGAGCTGGGACTTTGGTGATGAGTGA